The genomic DNA TTCTAAGAAATAACAACCAACATGACAAAACACAATACAGTTACGATGAAGCAAAAACTAGCCTGAGTTGGACACGGCAACCCCGAACAGACAGAAGAGAAtgccaagagcaggcacaagagtcagaagCCCACTTGTTCTCCCATAACAATACTTAGCCAATACCTATAATATACATGccgaggacctggtgcagacccatgtaggccctgtCTTTACTGCTTCAGTCAGATCATAGGGGTGAGAGGTCCATGTagacaccagctcaacttctccacattcaatgagttgtgtgggtgtcgTCCTCGGCAATGGGGCCCTgctgtcagtttgcagagagcaacTCTCTGTCTTAGGAACAACCTGGGTTGTTTAGAGACTTCCATGGGACCCTCTTGGCCAGCAACTTAACAGAATGCAACCCAGTCCAGCCACCTGCATCACCTGGCTCCAAGAAATGGCCAGTTGAGACCCTCATGACTAGAGGGTCTtcattaggatcaccttcatagattccaggaagtttccaccaCACTAGGTTTCCACCCCACACCACCAAGTGCCACAAAGtggtctctccctccaccctgtcTCCCcaaaatgtgtagcccaggctggcctcatattcatgatccttctgcctctgtctccttcagcAAATCGTAcccacatgtgccaccacaaccaactCTCTGACTGGGACTTAACCTGTTAGCTGTGGTGACTAATTCCACCCTGGGACTTTTTCTGCTATCCTGTAAGACACCTCAAACATGAGTTAGCATCTCCACACAGCATAGGAAGGCCATCAGCCCTGCAGTGACAGTGACAGGGGAAGCTACACACAAGAAACCCAAACTTGCAGGTCAGGGGCTGAAAAAActgtcccctgcctccctgaCAGACTGTCTGCAGGAAACCGCTGATTtggataaagaaaaaggaagctgaCTTCCTGGCAGCCAGTCACTGAGAtgctcatttggaaagctgcctcaaatgaatgtaaaaaaaaaaacataaactaaCACTTCAAACCGAAAGCAAAGCAATTTTAGCCAATTGGGACACTGCTGATCTGCCGTCCTCTCCTAGAAAAGCAACTTTCTGTCCTtttgccaacaacaacaaagctgtgacctcctcctgcctcctagcCCCAGTCAAGATGCCCAGTGCACAGAGCACACCTCACAGTCCAGCAAGTCTTGGCCTTGATAGGGGCCTCCCAGGCAAGAGGACAGGTCCTGGGATGGTACTGTTTCTAAATTATATCTGCCACTGCTGGACGGTTTACTCTCTAAGCAGCCTGACCACCACTCTGCGGCAGTGTCTATGCTGGGTGGGTGCACGTGACCAGCCGCGGCCTCTTCTCTACCAGCAGGGCAAGACTGTTCCCTGAAGAACAAGCAGCTGGTACCTTCAGGAATTCCACACTTTCTCTGAGCTTGTCCCCACAGGGGAAGCAAGCAGATGTGGCAGATCCAGTAACTGCCTAAACTGTCCAAACTGCAAAAGCATTGCTATTTCAAAGGGCACATACTGTCCCCTTGGGCTCCCCATCATCTCTGAAAACACTCTTTTCTAAATGCCTGTAGAGTTCTTCAAGATTCAATTACACTCTGTACACCTCTCACCAACCTCACTCTGCCTTACTGAAGGGCCAGCTGTAGTATCAGTTCTAACTATACCTTCAAACTGTTCTCTTAAATCTGTGGAGCTCATGGGATATGAGGTGCTTGCCACAAAACCTGACCATCTTGAGTTCAATCACCAGAACCCaccaggtggaaggagagaactctcccaagttttcctctgacctctacactcaAACTGTGGCTTGTctacacatgcataaatatacacacatgcacaaaaaataataataaattaaaaatacatttaaatttttacctgcattcatttgaaaggaaaattaccacacacacacacacacacacacacacacacacacacacacacacacacacaaaacagtgtCACTTGGGAGCAAAATCAAAATAAGTACAATGGAAAGTGaaacagtaacaaacaaaaaaagcagaaaaatggaACAATTACCTTTAATTGTGTTCAAAGAAGGAAAGCTGATGCCTATGACCTTGTCACTCAGGAAGATGAGACAAGAGAGGTATCTGGGTTTGCTATTGGCTTCGTGTCAATGAtgttttgttctgggtttttcTCTTGGTTCAGCTGGCTGGTTGATTAGTTATTGGGCTagttggttgggtgggtgggtcagTGGGTGGCTTGCTGGTTGGTTGATGGTTGGTTGACTGGTTGGCTGGCTGATTGACTCtctggctggttggctggctggttggttggttggttggttggatggatggatggatggatggatgggtggttggttggttggttggttggttggttggttggttggttggtgggtgggttgtGTAAATatctggttggctggctggttggttgccTTGTTGTTTGTCTGGCTTGTAGGGTAGTTGGTCAGTTGAATGGCTGGTTGGTTGctttattggttggttggctggtttgttgAGTAGCTGGTCAGTTGAATGGCTTGTTGTTTGCCTTGTTGGTTGGCTGGCTTGTTGGGTAGTTGGTCAGTTCAATGGCTGGTTGGTTGCCTTgtttgttgggtgggtgggtgggtggttgacttgttggatggttggatggttgaatggttggttggttgtcttTTTGATTGGTTGGGTTGTTAGCTTATTGGATGGTTTGTTGGCTGGTAGGTCTCTAGCCCAACTGTGCAAAGCCCTGCATTCCCTACTGTGGAGCCTGTGATGGCAAAAAGAATGGACTCAGGGGTGCGATTAAGAGACTTTATCTTCCACAGGTGATTTTCTCCTAGAACATAAATTCATCCTGTGGGAGTAAGAGGGATGAAATAGGAGGTTGGAGGAGCCTGGGAAGGTTTGGGATGGCCAGTAAAAGAGATCAGCCACTCCTCCTGTCCTGTCTAGGACCTTCCTTAAGCTGCTAAACTCCCTATAACTGCCCCCAAGGTAGGGTTGAACAGTAGGACCTTATATCCCTATCAGATACCTTCACTAACTTGCTAGACTCAGGCCTACCCCACCCCAGTCTGTAAATATAAAGAATTCctttgttctgttcattggctCTGTCTTGggtagggttttattgctgtgaagagacaccaagacatagcaactcatataaaggaaaacgtttGACTGGGGCTGGctggtttagtccattatcgtcatggcaggaaacatggtggcatgcaggcagacatggtgctggggaggtaTCCAAGAGTTCTACAGCTGgatctgcagacagcaggaagtgaCAGTGACACATTGGCCAGGCTTGGGCCTCTGAGACCTCAAATCCCactccctagtgacacacctcctcctacaAAGCCACAGCTGTTCCAAGAAGGCCATACCTCTCAATAGTGGCAGTCCCAATGGGCCTACggggccatttttattccaaCCACAGTCTCCTGTCTCAGTTTTTTCCACTGTGAGTGGTGTGCGTCACTAAAAATGACTTCTTCTGGAAGCCATCTCAGCACATCTCCCTAAGGAACCTGGAGCGTACTCTTTGAACCAGAGTCCTCCCAACTCAGATCTGCACCTCTGACATAACCATCCCAGTTGACTCTTTCCTGATATTGCTCCCTCTTCTACATGAAAGGAAGCCTGCCCCACTTAGCACCAGGCAGCTTGGTGCTGTATATTAGCACCATATCCTTAGCACCATATGGttgagagaaagaagccaggttaGACTCCACTTACATCCCACAAAAACACTGGCAAATTGGGTCTACCTGCTGCATGCCCCTCCAGGGTGGGACAGATAGCCTaagcattttttgtttggttggttggttggttggttggttggtttgtttgtttgtttcttttctgctggGCAAGTGTTTTTGCCACTGGGCACATTGCATTCcatcctctttttgtttgttatgtttttatttttcttttgtttgtttctgagacaggatttcactaagtTTTCCCAAGGAGGCCTTGATTGCATGATCCTCTGGTTCAGCCTCCCAACTAagtaggattacaggcctgggcaTACTTCTTGCCCCATGTCTTCTAGAATATAAAACTGGGTCTTGGTGGAGAGCAAGCATGCAGTCAATGTACTCTcaaattttaatgttttggagtttggttttttgtttgtttgttttattattgatttattttcattttgtatgcactggcgttttgcctgcatttatgtctgtgtgagggtattagGTCCTCTTTAACTGGAGTTACATAGAGTTGAATGCATCATGTGgcgactgggaattgaacctgggacctctggaagagcagtcagtgctttcaaccgctgagccatctctctagccccctaatgtttatcattattattacacttattttgtgtgtatgtatatgtgtatgcacacacatgtcacagcACAGGATCAATTTATGGGAGACAGGTCTCTTCTTCCAAAAACAAACTCACAGTGTCAGGCTTGAATTCACTTTCACCAGCTGAACCATCTTCCAAAACATGGGTATCCAGGGAAGAGGCCAAAACTAATCCCTGTACTCTCAGCCCACTTCCGGTTTTTTCTCCTCTTCCGCTCCGTGCCTCGTGCTGGGTGGTACTGGGCGGAGACGTAGGCAGGGCTAAGAGCGAGAGGGCGAAGCCTATACGCAGACGGGACTCTCTAAGGTTCCTAGGCTCTTCCGGGGCATAACATGAACTACAGCACCCACAGTGCCTCGCGGTCCCGCGACTGTGTTGTCGCGAGAATTGGCGGCTTGGGGGCGTCTGCGCCAAGAAACCGAAGTGTAAGTGACGGTTCCGAGACATCGCCGCCAAGCTGGGCACCGGGGAGATGGCCGAGACGGACCCGAAGACCATGCAGGACATCACCTTGGTGGTAAGCGGCAGGATCACGTGGGCCCCGACACTCCGCGGCTTCTCTCGGCCCTGGCATGGGGTGTGGCCAGCGGCCTCGGCCCGCTCACCTGCCGGGCTCGCCCTCCCTCAGCCCCGGCGCGGACCCTCCCGACCTGAAACACCGAAGCCGACCTAGCTGGTCCTTGCTGAAGGCCTCGCACACCTAccgggagccccccccccccccagcctgtgTCTTCGCCTCCCCCCGCGCGTCCCAGGAAAGGTGTCTCGGAATAAGCTGGAATCGACTGACTTGTTCTGGTTTCTCCTAGGTGGAGACGCTCTTACAGCAGATGCAAGACAAGTTTCAGATCATGTCGGACCAGATCATCGGAAGGAATATCCTTTTGATTCGGAGGCAGATTCGTAACTGGTTGGGGGAGGGTAGCGGTAGGGGGTGATTTGCAAACCGAAAGTCGTTTAGAAATGCCTTTTTCTCCCAAaagtttgtatacacacacacacacacacacacacacacacacacacacacacacatacacacatatatatgtatgtatgtatgtactgtgAGTGACTGAGACCAGAGGCGTTGcatccccttgaactggagttacaggcggttgtgaacTGCCTAGTGTGGGTATTGGGAACCacacttaggtcctctgcaagagcaagtgctcttaacctctgacccatctccccagtcccactTAGAAATTTCTTTACCGATCTTAGCTATATTGTGTTCGTAAGGAGGACTGCCAAGAGCCAGACATAGCTGACCTACCCAAGTCCCTGTTGAAGAACCTCCAGAACACCAGCAAAGGGACTGACTGCATGCTAACTGGTGGCTGGGAGTGCTCATTAACTCCTTCAGTCTCCGATCCCCTTTGTAAGCTTACCAGTGGGATAGAGTCCTCTGGGGTTGAtgaatggagaaactgaggcctaggGAACAGAACTCACCCCGGTTTGCTGTCTGCGGGGGGCCTGAAGCGTAGGGACTGAAGTGGGGTGTTGCTGGTGTGCGCTGGCTCTTTAACTGCGCCACTCGATGACATGAGCAGTCGCATTGACGATCTGGAGAAAAATATCGCTGACCTCATGACCCAGGCTGGAGTGGAAGAACTGGACAGTGAAAACAAGATTGCTACTGTGCAGAAGAGTTGAGGGCGAGGGAGAGCACTGGTACGTTAGTATAAACCACAGAACGTGGCCCATAAGTGCGATTTTGATGTAAGTTGGTAGCTTTCTTCTGTGTCGTTTCCCACAGGCATCTCTCTGCACCCCACCAACAGACTCCCA from Acomys russatus chromosome 26, mAcoRus1.1, whole genome shotgun sequence includes the following:
- the Hsbp1 gene encoding heat shock factor-binding protein 1, with protein sequence MAETDPKTMQDITLVVETLLQQMQDKFQIMSDQIIGRIDDMSSRIDDLEKNIADLMTQAGVEELDSENKIATVQKS